From the Streptomyces pluripotens genome, one window contains:
- a CDS encoding Fpg/Nei family DNA glycosylase, whose translation MPEGHTIHRLAHDYATRFSGTAPRVTSPQGKFSDAADLLDGAVLTATEAHGKHLFLRFRDADWVHIHLGLFGKVGFGDAPAPPPADTVRLRLANDTSYVDLRGPTTCALITDTEKQAVHDRLGPDPLRADARPETAYRRISRSRSTIAALLMDQKVVAGVGNVYRAEILFRHGIDPYRTGRDITPSEWDVIWADLATLMREGVRHNRIDTVRPEHTPEAMGRPPRVDDHGGEVYVYRRATQPCHICGDGIRTAGLAARNLFWCPTCQKR comes from the coding sequence GTGCCAGAGGGGCACACGATCCACCGGCTGGCGCACGATTACGCCACCCGCTTCTCTGGCACGGCCCCGCGTGTCACCAGCCCCCAGGGCAAGTTCTCCGACGCTGCGGACCTGCTGGACGGCGCCGTGCTCACCGCCACCGAGGCCCACGGCAAACACCTCTTCCTGCGGTTCCGCGACGCCGACTGGGTTCATATCCACCTCGGCCTCTTTGGCAAGGTCGGCTTCGGGGACGCCCCGGCGCCCCCGCCGGCCGACACCGTCCGGCTCAGGCTCGCGAACGACACCTCCTACGTCGACCTGCGCGGCCCCACCACCTGCGCACTGATCACGGACACCGAGAAGCAGGCGGTACACGACCGACTCGGCCCCGACCCGCTGCGCGCGGACGCCCGACCGGAGACGGCGTACCGCAGGATCTCCCGCAGCCGTAGCACGATCGCCGCACTGCTCATGGACCAGAAGGTCGTGGCCGGGGTCGGCAACGTCTACCGTGCCGAGATCCTCTTCCGGCACGGCATCGACCCCTACCGTACAGGCCGGGACATCACTCCGTCCGAGTGGGACGTCATCTGGGCCGACCTCGCCACGCTGATGCGCGAAGGAGTGCGGCACAACCGGATCGACACCGTTCGCCCGGAGCACACACCGGAGGCGATGGGACGCCCACCCCGCGTGGACGACCACGGCGGAGAGGTGTACGTCTACCGACGGGCAACCCAGCCCTGCCACATCTGCGGCGACGGCATCCGCACCGCCGGTCTCGCCGCGCGCAACCTCTTCTGGTGCCCCACCTGCCAGAAACGGTGA
- a CDS encoding biotin transporter BioY, with product MSTATATARPGAVLADLLPASRVRDAALVLGGAVLTGLAAQLSVPVPGSPVPVTGQTFAALLVGATLGTRRGFLSLALYALAGVAGVPWFAGGTSGVGSVSFGYIVGMLLASAAVGALARRGADRSPLRMAGTVILGEAIIYAVGVPYLALAADLPAAKAIALGLTPFLIGDVLKAALAMGLLPTAWKFAGRR from the coding sequence ATGAGCACCGCCACCGCCACCGCCCGCCCCGGTGCAGTCCTCGCCGACCTGCTCCCCGCGTCCCGCGTCCGTGACGCCGCCCTGGTGCTCGGTGGCGCCGTGCTCACCGGCCTCGCGGCCCAACTGTCGGTTCCGGTCCCCGGGTCGCCAGTACCGGTGACCGGTCAGACCTTCGCCGCCCTGCTCGTCGGCGCCACGCTGGGCACCCGCCGCGGCTTCCTCTCCCTCGCCCTGTACGCGCTCGCCGGTGTGGCCGGCGTTCCGTGGTTCGCGGGCGGCACCTCCGGCGTGGGCTCCGTCTCCTTCGGCTACATCGTCGGCATGCTGCTCGCCTCTGCGGCCGTGGGCGCCCTGGCCCGCCGCGGCGCCGACCGCTCACCGCTGCGCATGGCGGGCACGGTGATCCTCGGTGAGGCGATCATCTACGCCGTCGGTGTGCCCTACCTGGCCTTGGCCGCCGACCTGCCCGCGGCCAAGGCGATCGCGCTCGGACTGACGCCGTTCCTGATCGGTGATGTCCTGAAGGCCGCACTGGCGATGGGTCTGCTGCCCACCGCCTGGAAGTTCGCCGGTCGGCGCTGA
- a CDS encoding GNAT family N-acetyltransferase, translating to MGTDHGTESKVLRPEEFDRWWDHLIRAFGGEPASPEERELFRSLIEFDRSLAVWDGGAIVGTSGAFSFRMTVPGGAVLPTAGVTMVSVAATHRRRGTLTSMMRRLLDDARTKGEPLAALHASEPPIYGRFGYGSATFQLSAEIDTGRVSLALPAGTDEVRVRYAAPAEALAECEAVYATLVSRRPGMLVRQPGWERAELLDPESERHGSAALQCVVAERDGEVTGYARFRTKIDWGASGHDGKVTLKDLAALDPATEGALWRFLFGIDLMSTLTMRGRPVDDSWQHLVSDIRRCRPRLRDAGYVRLVDVGAALSARTYLTPVDVVFEVQDSFCPWNAGRWRLHGDPKGASCERTTDAPDLALTVWELGAAYLGGVSLMSLAAAGRVREVRPGTLAEVSVAFGSPVAPWLPHGF from the coding sequence ATGGGGACTGATCACGGAACCGAGTCGAAGGTGCTGCGCCCGGAGGAGTTCGACCGCTGGTGGGACCATCTGATCCGCGCGTTCGGTGGCGAGCCGGCCTCTCCCGAGGAACGCGAACTGTTCAGATCACTGATCGAGTTCGACCGCTCCCTGGCCGTCTGGGACGGAGGCGCGATCGTCGGCACCTCCGGGGCCTTCAGCTTCCGGATGACCGTGCCGGGCGGGGCCGTACTGCCCACCGCGGGCGTCACCATGGTCAGTGTGGCCGCCACCCACCGGCGGCGCGGGACGCTGACCTCGATGATGCGCCGGCTGCTGGACGACGCCCGTACCAAGGGCGAGCCACTCGCGGCACTGCACGCCTCCGAGCCCCCGATCTACGGCCGCTTCGGCTACGGCTCGGCGACCTTCCAGCTCAGCGCCGAAATCGACACCGGTCGAGTCTCGCTGGCACTGCCTGCGGGAACCGACGAGGTGCGGGTGCGTTACGCGGCGCCCGCCGAGGCCCTGGCCGAGTGCGAGGCGGTGTACGCGACCCTGGTGTCCCGCCGCCCCGGCATGCTGGTCCGGCAGCCCGGCTGGGAACGGGCGGAACTCCTCGACCCGGAGAGCGAGCGGCACGGGTCAGCGGCGCTGCAGTGCGTGGTCGCCGAACGGGACGGCGAGGTCACCGGGTACGCGCGCTTTCGCACCAAGATCGACTGGGGGGCGAGCGGGCACGACGGGAAGGTGACGCTGAAGGACCTGGCCGCGCTCGATCCGGCGACCGAGGGCGCGCTGTGGCGGTTCCTGTTCGGCATCGACCTGATGTCGACGCTGACGATGCGGGGACGGCCGGTCGATGATTCCTGGCAGCACCTGGTCTCTGACATCCGCCGCTGCCGGCCGCGGCTGCGGGACGCGGGATACGTGCGTCTCGTGGACGTGGGCGCGGCCCTGTCGGCGCGCACCTATCTGACGCCGGTGGACGTCGTGTTCGAGGTCCAGGATTCCTTCTGTCCCTGGAACGCGGGGCGTTGGCGGCTGCACGGCGACCCGAAGGGCGCGTCCTGTGAACGGACCACGGACGCACCCGATCTCGCACTCACGGTATGGGAGTTGGGCGCGGCCTACCTCGGCGGTGTGTCCCTGATGTCGCTGGCGGCGGCCGGACGGGTACGGGAGGTGCGCCCGGGCACGCTGGCGGAGGTGTCGGTGGCGTTCGGCTCACCGGTGGCCCCTTGGCTGCCGCACGGCTTCTAG
- a CDS encoding ribose-5-phosphate isomerase, whose translation MRVYLGSDHAGYELKNHLVEWLKAAGHEPVDCGPHLYDAQDDYPPFCLRAAEKTAADPDALGIVIGGSGNGEQIAANKVKGVRAALAWSEETATLGRQHNNANVVAVGARMHSTEEATKFVEVFLGTPFSGDERHIRRIAMLSAYETTGDLPPIPAHHPQQD comes from the coding sequence ATGCGCGTGTATCTCGGCTCCGACCATGCGGGCTACGAACTGAAGAACCACCTCGTCGAATGGCTCAAGGCCGCCGGCCACGAGCCGGTCGATTGCGGACCGCACCTCTACGACGCCCAGGACGACTATCCGCCCTTCTGCCTGCGCGCCGCGGAGAAGACGGCCGCGGACCCGGATGCACTGGGCATCGTGATCGGTGGCTCGGGCAACGGTGAGCAGATCGCCGCGAACAAGGTGAAGGGTGTCCGGGCAGCCCTGGCCTGGAGTGAGGAGACGGCGACGCTCGGCCGTCAGCACAACAACGCCAACGTGGTGGCCGTGGGGGCGCGTATGCACAGCACGGAGGAGGCGACCAAGTTCGTCGAGGTCTTCCTGGGCACCCCGTTCTCCGGCGACGAGCGTCACATCCGCCGCATCGCCATGCTCTCCGCATACGAGACGACTGGCGACCTTCCTCCGATCCCGGCCCACCACCCGCAGCAGGACTGA
- a CDS encoding DsbA family protein: MSETATSSGKTPVDFWFDPLCPWAWMTSRWVLEVEKFRDIEVRWHVMSLAVLNEDKLDELPERYREMLVTQAWQPVRVVTAAWQKHGDAVLGPLYAALGTRIHNNGEGPTLEAIAGALADVGLPAELIEYAEQENFEFEAELRASHKEGIEKVGQDVGTPVIALPGPDGEQIAFFGPVVTPAPKGEAAVRLWDGAIAVASVPGFYEIKRTRTLGPIFD, from the coding sequence ATGTCCGAGACCGCGACCTCGTCCGGCAAGACTCCCGTCGACTTCTGGTTCGACCCGCTGTGCCCGTGGGCTTGGATGACCTCGCGCTGGGTGCTGGAGGTGGAGAAGTTCCGGGACATCGAGGTCCGCTGGCATGTCATGAGCCTCGCCGTGCTCAACGAGGACAAGCTGGACGAGCTGCCCGAGCGCTACCGGGAGATGCTCGTCACCCAGGCCTGGCAGCCGGTCCGGGTGGTCACCGCGGCGTGGCAGAAGCACGGCGACGCAGTCCTCGGCCCGCTCTACGCCGCGCTCGGCACCCGCATCCACAACAACGGCGAGGGCCCGACCCTGGAGGCCATCGCCGGCGCGCTCGCGGACGTCGGTTTGCCCGCAGAACTGATCGAGTACGCCGAGCAGGAGAATTTCGAGTTCGAAGCGGAGCTGCGTGCCTCCCACAAGGAGGGCATCGAGAAGGTCGGCCAGGACGTCGGGACCCCGGTCATCGCACTGCCCGGCCCCGACGGCGAGCAGATCGCCTTCTTCGGCCCCGTCGTCACCCCCGCCCCCAAGGGCGAGGCTGCGGTCCGTCTGTGGGACGGCGCGATCGCCGTGGCCTCGGTGCCGGGCTTCTACGAGATCAAGCGGACCCGCACCCTCGGGCCCATCTTCGACTGA
- a CDS encoding superoxide dismutase codes for MPVYTLPDLPYDYSALAPVISPEIIELHHDKHHAAYVKGANDTLEQLAEARDKESWGSVNGLEKSLAFHLSGHILHSIYWQNMTGPKEGGGEPMAADGVGGLADALTESFGSFAAFRTQLSKAAATTQGSGWGVLAYEPLSGRLVVEQVYDHQGNVGQGSTPLLVFDAWEHAFYLQYRNQKADFVEAMWQVVNWQDVARRYEAAAARPNVLLPAP; via the coding sequence ATGCCCGTCTACACGCTGCCCGACCTGCCCTACGACTACTCCGCGCTCGCCCCCGTGATCAGCCCCGAGATCATCGAGCTGCACCACGACAAGCACCACGCGGCCTATGTGAAGGGCGCCAACGACACCCTGGAGCAGCTCGCCGAGGCGCGGGACAAGGAATCCTGGGGTTCGGTCAACGGGCTGGAGAAGAGCCTGGCCTTCCACCTCTCCGGGCACATCCTGCACTCGATCTACTGGCAGAACATGACCGGCCCGAAGGAGGGCGGCGGTGAGCCGATGGCGGCCGACGGGGTGGGTGGGCTGGCGGACGCGCTCACGGAGTCCTTCGGTTCCTTCGCCGCTTTCCGCACCCAGCTGTCCAAGGCCGCCGCCACCACCCAGGGGTCGGGCTGGGGCGTGCTGGCGTACGAGCCGCTGAGCGGGCGCCTGGTCGTGGAGCAGGTCTACGACCACCAGGGCAACGTCGGCCAGGGCTCGACCCCGCTCCTGGTGTTCGACGCCTGGGAGCACGCCTTCTACCTGCAGTACCGCAACCAGAAGGCGGACTTCGTCGAGGCGATGTGGCAGGTCGTCAACTGGCAGGACGTCGCCCGCCGTTACGAGGCCGCGGCAGCCCGCCCGAACGTACTGCTGCCGGCGCCCTGA
- a CDS encoding acyltransferase family protein — MSDAASSPGQNTEPLPPARPPAAGATGPRMPVSAQEHRPGPDRPGKQRDAFFDNAKYLAIVLVAMGHSWEPLKSESRFLAGMYMVVYAFHMPAFIVISGYFSRTFDMRPDQLKRLITGVAVPYILFETAYTLFKNLVTGSHDAISLLDPWYLTWFLIALFVWRLTTPIWRLLRRPLPLAVGIAMLATIAPDIGNDLDLQRVLQFLPYFVLGLYMKPEHFRRMRRRAVRIASVPVFAAALAAAWWAVPHVETAWFYHRDSAQELGAPWWCGPVMTLALMACALLLTVCFFAWVPRRKTWFTALGAGTLYGYLLHGFLVKFADYRGWFDYDWLHRPLGELLVTALAGSAVTVLCSRPVQRVFRFAVEPRMEWAFAQDAAALARGRQEMREPEKAALSRS, encoded by the coding sequence ATGTCTGACGCCGCCTCGTCCCCCGGTCAGAACACCGAACCGCTCCCCCCGGCACGGCCGCCGGCGGCCGGAGCGACCGGCCCGCGCATGCCCGTGAGTGCGCAGGAGCACCGGCCGGGGCCGGACAGACCCGGCAAGCAGCGCGACGCGTTCTTCGACAACGCCAAGTACCTGGCCATCGTGCTGGTCGCGATGGGGCACTCATGGGAGCCGCTGAAGAGCGAGAGCCGGTTCCTGGCAGGCATGTACATGGTCGTGTACGCCTTCCACATGCCGGCGTTCATCGTCATCTCCGGCTACTTCTCGCGCACTTTCGACATGCGCCCGGACCAGCTGAAGCGGTTGATCACCGGCGTCGCCGTGCCGTACATCCTGTTCGAGACCGCGTACACGCTCTTCAAGAACCTCGTCACCGGCTCCCATGACGCGATCAGCCTCCTCGATCCCTGGTACCTGACCTGGTTCCTGATCGCCTTGTTCGTCTGGCGGCTCACCACACCGATCTGGAGGCTGCTGCGCCGGCCGCTACCACTGGCCGTCGGCATCGCCATGTTGGCGACCATCGCCCCGGACATCGGCAACGACCTCGACCTGCAGCGTGTCCTGCAGTTCCTGCCGTACTTCGTGCTCGGCCTGTATATGAAGCCCGAGCATTTCCGGCGGATGCGCCGCCGCGCGGTGCGGATCGCCTCGGTTCCGGTGTTCGCGGCGGCACTGGCGGCTGCCTGGTGGGCGGTGCCGCACGTGGAAACCGCGTGGTTCTACCATCGTGACTCCGCACAGGAACTGGGCGCCCCCTGGTGGTGCGGCCCGGTGATGACGCTCGCGCTGATGGCCTGTGCACTGCTGTTGACGGTTTGTTTCTTCGCCTGGGTACCCCGCCGGAAGACGTGGTTCACGGCGCTCGGCGCGGGCACGCTGTACGGCTACCTGCTGCACGGGTTCCTGGTGAAGTTCGCCGACTACCGCGGCTGGTTCGACTACGACTGGCTGCACCGTCCGCTCGGCGAGCTCTTGGTGACCGCCCTCGCCGGCTCCGCCGTCACGGTGCTGTGCAGCCGGCCAGTGCAGCGGGTCTTCCGCTTCGCCGTGGAACCGCGGATGGAATGGGCGTTCGCCCAGGACGCGGCCGCACTGGCACGCGGGCGGCAGGAGATGCGCGAGCCGGAGAAGGCCGCGCTCAGCCGTTCCTGA
- a CDS encoding PP2C family protein-serine/threonine phosphatase, producing the protein MAAGRERRAKAETFTARWKMQWHRVRVGLRRSAVDYFRGNGSDWIAFAGLLLTVPLLAVMTLVDSVWCSPAILVLPIVAGGLLLRPASLLGLYAAAATALIVESVRLGPYSEGPAQVTPGVVLVVAACGFFGLLTAQFRSRVGVPWRRGGTMLFDLRERIRVQSKLPKLPRGWHHEMALRPAGGQSFSGDFVVAACTNGGRTLEVVLTDVSGKGMDAGSRALLLSGAFGGLLGSLPPHAFLPAANGYLLRQDWDEGFATSIHLVLDLDSGDYELYTAGHPPGLQLSAGSGRWEEKAAEGPLLGVYDGAQFDPVKGSLRPGDVLMLFTDGLVETSDRDIMEGIDRLTGEADRYVAGGFRGAAWHLIEAVAKDVNDDRALLLICHETSVNAR; encoded by the coding sequence ATGGCAGCAGGACGAGAGCGGCGCGCAAAGGCCGAGACGTTCACGGCCCGGTGGAAGATGCAGTGGCACCGGGTCCGGGTCGGCCTGCGCAGAAGCGCTGTGGACTACTTCCGCGGGAACGGCTCGGACTGGATCGCGTTCGCCGGACTGCTCCTGACCGTCCCCCTCCTCGCGGTCATGACCCTCGTCGACTCGGTGTGGTGTTCCCCGGCCATTCTGGTACTGCCGATCGTCGCGGGCGGCCTGCTGCTGCGCCCGGCGAGCCTGCTCGGTCTGTACGCGGCGGCGGCCACCGCGCTGATCGTGGAGTCGGTGCGGCTCGGCCCCTACTCCGAGGGGCCGGCCCAGGTCACTCCGGGCGTGGTCCTGGTGGTCGCCGCGTGCGGTTTCTTCGGGCTGCTCACGGCGCAGTTCCGCAGCCGGGTCGGTGTGCCCTGGCGGCGCGGCGGCACCATGCTGTTCGACCTGCGCGAACGCATCCGGGTACAGAGCAAGCTGCCCAAACTGCCCCGGGGCTGGCACCACGAGATGGCGCTGCGCCCGGCGGGCGGCCAGTCCTTCTCCGGCGACTTCGTGGTCGCCGCGTGCACCAACGGCGGCCGCACCCTGGAGGTCGTGCTCACGGACGTCTCCGGCAAAGGCATGGACGCGGGTTCGCGGGCACTGCTGCTGTCGGGTGCTTTCGGGGGCCTGCTCGGCTCCCTCCCCCCGCACGCCTTCCTCCCGGCCGCGAACGGCTACCTCCTCCGCCAGGACTGGGACGAGGGCTTCGCCACCTCCATTCACCTGGTGCTGGACCTCGACTCCGGCGACTACGAGCTGTACACCGCTGGCCATCCGCCCGGGCTGCAGCTCAGCGCGGGCAGCGGGCGCTGGGAGGAGAAGGCCGCTGAGGGACCACTGCTCGGCGTGTACGACGGTGCCCAGTTTGACCCCGTGAAGGGCTCGCTGCGGCCCGGAGATGTGTTGATGCTGTTCACGGACGGGTTGGTGGAGACCTCCGATCGGGACATCATGGAGGGCATCGACCGACTCACCGGAGAGGCCGACCGCTATGTCGCCGGCGGCTTCCGCGGCGCCGCTTGGCATCTCATCGAGGCAGTCGCCAAGGACGTCAACGACGACCGGGCCCTGTTGCTGATCTGCCACGAGACCTCCGTCAACGCCCGCTGA
- a CDS encoding amino acid permease — translation MTPGSGLQAGLKNRHLSMIAIGGVIGAGLFVGSSSGIATAGPGILLSYALVGTLVVLVMRMLGEMSAANPTSGSFSAHADRALGRWAGFSIGWLYWFFWVVVLAVEATAGAKILAGWVPAVPQWGWALIVMTVLTATNLISVGSYGEFEFWFAGIKVVAIGVFIVIGLLAVFGVLPGVHADRASFGNLTSHGGFLPHGPGAILTGVLLVVFSFMGSEIATLAAGESEDPQRAVTKSTNSIIWRIAVFYLGSILVVVSLLPWNDPAIKKDGSYVAALDSLGIAHAGQIMNVIVLTSVLSCLNSGLYTASRMAFSLGQRGDAPKAFARTTARGVPLAAILASVVFGFVAVFFNYEFPDSVFLFLVNSSGAVALFVWLVICFSQLRMRKIIQREAPEKLVVRMWLYPYLTWATAFLIVFVLGYMLTDTEHDGRETVLLSLLVAAVVLVIAVVKERVTASHPAPATEAPADKVSVG, via the coding sequence ATGACCCCTGGTTCCGGACTTCAAGCAGGTCTCAAGAACCGTCACCTGTCGATGATCGCCATCGGTGGTGTGATCGGTGCCGGCCTGTTCGTCGGCTCCAGCAGCGGCATCGCCACTGCTGGCCCCGGCATCCTGCTGTCCTACGCCCTCGTCGGCACCCTGGTCGTCCTCGTGATGCGGATGCTCGGCGAGATGTCCGCCGCCAACCCGACCTCGGGCTCGTTCTCCGCACACGCCGACCGCGCCCTCGGCCGCTGGGCCGGGTTCTCCATCGGCTGGCTGTACTGGTTCTTCTGGGTCGTCGTGCTCGCCGTGGAGGCGACCGCCGGCGCCAAGATCCTCGCCGGCTGGGTCCCAGCGGTCCCCCAGTGGGGCTGGGCACTGATCGTGATGACCGTGCTGACCGCGACCAACCTGATCTCCGTCGGCTCCTACGGCGAGTTCGAGTTCTGGTTCGCCGGGATCAAGGTCGTGGCGATCGGCGTGTTCATCGTCATCGGTCTGCTCGCGGTGTTCGGTGTGCTGCCGGGCGTGCACGCCGACCGGGCGAGCTTCGGCAATCTGACGAGCCACGGCGGTTTCCTGCCGCACGGCCCGGGCGCGATCCTCACCGGTGTACTGCTGGTCGTCTTCTCCTTCATGGGCAGCGAGATCGCGACCCTGGCAGCCGGCGAGTCGGAGGACCCGCAGCGGGCGGTCACCAAGTCCACCAACAGCATCATCTGGCGTATCGCCGTCTTCTACCTCGGCTCGATCCTCGTCGTGGTCTCGCTGCTGCCGTGGAACGACCCCGCCATCAAGAAGGACGGCTCCTACGTCGCCGCACTGGACTCGCTCGGGATCGCGCACGCCGGTCAGATCATGAACGTCATCGTGTTGACCTCGGTGCTGTCCTGCCTCAACTCCGGCCTGTACACGGCCTCCCGGATGGCCTTCTCACTTGGTCAGCGCGGTGACGCCCCGAAGGCGTTCGCCCGCACCACCGCCCGCGGTGTACCGCTGGCAGCGATCCTGGCCTCGGTCGTCTTCGGCTTCGTGGCGGTGTTCTTCAACTACGAGTTCCCCGACTCCGTGTTCCTCTTCCTGGTCAACTCCAGTGGCGCGGTGGCCCTGTTCGTGTGGCTGGTCATCTGCTTCTCACAGCTTCGGATGCGGAAGATCATCCAGCGGGAAGCGCCGGAGAAGCTCGTCGTACGGATGTGGCTCTACCCGTACCTGACCTGGGCCACGGCCTTCCTGATCGTCTTCGTCCTCGGCTACATGCTGACCGACACCGAGCACGACGGCCGCGAAACCGTGCTGCTGTCGCTCCTGGTCGCCGCGGTCGTACTGGTGATCGCCGTGGTGAAGGAGCGGGTCACGGCGAGCCACCCGGCCCCCGCGACCGAGGCGCCGGCCGACAAGGTGTCCGTCGGCTGA
- a CDS encoding amino acid permease — MPSSTTTKTPPQEKREPLSHGLKQRHLSMIALGGVIGAGLFVGSGAGIAAAGPSIVIAYALSGLLVMLVMRMLGEMSAAYPSSGSFSAHAERAIGPWAGFAAGWSFWVLLCTAVGLEGIGAARIVQGWLPGTPQWAWVALFMVMFCGANLAAVKNFGEFEFWFAALKVGAISLFLVLGVLAIAGVLPGTDSPGVSQLRDFMPHGSEGLLIGLLASVFAYGGLETLTIAAAESEDPVRGVASAVRTAMWRIALFYIGSMAVAVTLVPWDSKEVVEKGPYVATLDHLGIPGAGRLMNVVVLVALLSAMNANIYGSSRIAYSLVERGQGPRALARLSGGVPRVAVLTSCFFGFVCVLLSYWRPDDIFSWLLNMIGAVILVVWIFIAVSQLLLRRRIERDAPEKLVVRMWAYPWLTWVALAGIVAIFALMAREPGTRAQLYSTGGMTLFLALAGYAWQRVRAKR, encoded by the coding sequence ATGCCCAGCAGCACCACCACGAAGACACCGCCGCAGGAAAAGCGCGAGCCCCTCTCCCACGGCCTCAAACAGCGCCATCTGTCGATGATCGCCCTGGGCGGCGTGATCGGCGCGGGCCTGTTCGTCGGGTCCGGCGCGGGCATCGCCGCCGCCGGCCCGTCGATCGTGATCGCCTACGCCCTCTCCGGCCTCCTGGTCATGCTGGTGATGCGGATGCTCGGGGAGATGTCCGCCGCCTACCCGTCGTCGGGCTCCTTCTCGGCGCACGCCGAACGGGCGATCGGCCCTTGGGCGGGCTTCGCCGCCGGTTGGTCCTTCTGGGTACTGCTCTGCACGGCCGTCGGCCTGGAGGGCATCGGCGCCGCGAGGATCGTCCAAGGCTGGCTGCCGGGTACCCCGCAGTGGGCCTGGGTGGCCCTGTTCATGGTGATGTTCTGCGGGGCGAACCTGGCCGCCGTGAAGAACTTCGGCGAGTTCGAGTTCTGGTTCGCAGCCCTCAAGGTCGGCGCGATCAGCCTGTTCCTGGTGCTCGGCGTACTGGCCATCGCGGGTGTGCTGCCCGGCACCGACTCCCCCGGCGTCTCACAACTGCGTGACTTCATGCCACACGGCAGCGAAGGCCTACTGATCGGCCTGCTCGCCTCGGTCTTCGCCTACGGCGGCCTGGAGACGCTCACCATCGCGGCGGCCGAGTCGGAGGACCCGGTGCGGGGCGTGGCGAGCGCGGTGCGCACGGCGATGTGGCGGATCGCCCTCTTCTACATCGGCTCGATGGCGGTCGCCGTCACACTCGTCCCCTGGGACTCCAAGGAGGTCGTGGAGAAGGGCCCGTACGTCGCCACACTCGACCACCTGGGCATCCCCGGCGCGGGCCGACTGATGAACGTGGTCGTGCTGGTGGCACTACTGTCGGCGATGAACGCCAACATCTACGGTTCCTCACGCATCGCGTACTCGCTGGTCGAGCGCGGACAGGGCCCGAGGGCACTGGCGAGACTGTCCGGCGGAGTACCCCGGGTCGCGGTCCTGACGTCCTGCTTCTTCGGCTTCGTCTGCGTCCTGCTGAGCTACTGGCGTCCGGACGACATCTTCTCTTGGCTGCTGAACATGATCGGTGCGGTCATCCTGGTCGTCTGGATCTTCATCGCGGTCTCCCAACTCCTCCTGCGCCGCCGGATCGAACGCGACGCCCCCGAGAAGCTCGTGGTACGCATGTGGGCGTACCCATGGCTGACTTGGGTGGCGCTGGCCGGCATCGTCGCGATCTTCGCTCTGATGGCCAGGGAGCCGGGCACCCGCGCCCAGCTCTACTCGACGGGCGGGATGACCCTCTTCCTGGCGCTGGCCGGCTACGCCTGGCAGCGGGTGCGCGCCAAGCGCTGA
- a CDS encoding HD domain-containing protein, producing the protein MTDQATGRTPRGATGVGPQLTLAEVEAVARAAHQGQTDKAGRPYSEHLAAVAEGVRVRGGDPDQIAAAWLHDSVEDDALTAEWLDAAALSPRTKAIVDALTKRPGEEPEVYARRILATPGAPLVKESDLAHNADPRRLGVLPEPTRVRLTEKYARMRALLGLGPVRNG; encoded by the coding sequence ATGACAGACCAAGCCACCGGGCGGACGCCACGAGGAGCCACCGGCGTCGGACCGCAGCTCACCCTCGCCGAGGTCGAGGCAGTCGCGCGTGCCGCTCACCAAGGGCAGACCGACAAGGCCGGACGGCCGTACAGCGAGCACCTCGCGGCCGTCGCCGAGGGCGTTCGGGTCCGCGGCGGCGATCCGGATCAGATTGCGGCGGCCTGGCTGCACGACTCCGTCGAGGACGACGCGCTCACGGCGGAGTGGCTGGACGCTGCCGCCCTGTCCCCACGCACCAAGGCCATCGTGGACGCCCTCACCAAACGACCGGGTGAGGAACCGGAGGTGTACGCCCGCAGGATCCTGGCAACCCCGGGCGCGCCGTTGGTGAAGGAGTCCGACCTGGCACACAACGCCGACCCCCGGCGGCTCGGCGTCCTGCCAGAACCGACCCGGGTGCGGCTGACCGAGAAGTACGCCCGGATGCGTGCGCTGCTCGGCCTCGGACCGGTCAGGAACGGCTGA